In a genomic window of Phragmites australis chromosome 14, lpPhrAust1.1, whole genome shotgun sequence:
- the LOC133891598 gene encoding photosystem II 10 kDa polypeptide, chloroplastic-like encodes MANKAKKIQTSQPFGPTGGLNLKSGVDASEGQPRGRASTSLSANTEQMLMGTEEWSPSGNVYIGGMHRKLSQNNNLEVLTAALKISDVSILMAHITFLPWFMQER; translated from the exons ATGGCCAACAAAGCAAAGAAGATCCAGACTTCTCAGCCTTTCG GGCCTACAGGAGGATTGAACTTGAAGAGCGGTGTTGACGCATCTGAAGGCCAGCCAAG GGGAAGGGCGTCTACCAGTTTGTCAGCAAATACGGAGCAAATGTTGATGGGTACAG AAGAATGGTCTCCAAGTGGTAACGTTTACATTGGAGGTATGCACAGAAAACTCTCTCAAAATAACAATCTTGAAGTGCTCACTGCTGCATTAAAAATTTCAGATGTTTCAATCCTCATGGCACATATAACCTTCCTCCCTTGGTTTATGCAGGAAAGATAG
- the LOC133891597 gene encoding probable receptor-like protein kinase At1g30570: MKSFTFLLLIIVVFLTPENVRAQSKPVLINCGSDSSTDVDGRTWVGDSHPVGSNFTLTLPGAIAPAPENDGDEVYRNLYKTARVFNVTSSYKFGIAAGSYFLRLHFSQLFTNLSANESVFDVTANGLKLLSKCNVPGEIYWRNSKINSTSNIIVKEYLLNVTSGKLEVEFAPDAGSFAFTNAMEVVPVPGNSIFDSVNKVGGIELKGPFRLEGSGIETMYRVCVGGGKIERKEDPRLWRKWDPDEHFIFSLNAAHAIANSSNISYVPSDDSTSAPLRLYETARVTTENFVMDKKFNVSWRFNIDPDFDYLVRLHFCELEYDKAEQRKFKIYINSKTAAENYDVFARAGGKNKAFHEDFLDAASSQTDTLWVQLGSESSSAGSAASDALLNGMEIFKVSRDGNLGHPTMRIGVIGGGTVKPKRSPKWVLIGAAVGLVISISIAGGVYICFYLRQKKNTSANKAKDSPPGWRPLALHGATAMATNARSSPILHTTGTFGSCRMGRQFSIAEIRTATMNFDESLVIGMGGFGKVYKGEMEDGTLVAIKRGHTQSQQGVKEFETEIEMLSRLRHRHLVPLIGYCDEQNEMILVYEHMANGTLRSHLYGSDLPALTWNQRLEICIGAARGLHYLHTGLERGIIHRDVKTTNILLDGSFVVKMADFGISKDGPPLDHTHVSTAVKGSFGYLDPEYFRRQQLTQSSDVYSFGVVLFEVLCARPVINPTLPRDQINLADWALKWKRQNLLETIIDSRLYGNYTTESVKQFSEIAEKCLVDEGRSRPSMGEVLWNLESALQLHQAHLQSATANDLSGRELQLSAASTNIGFIEEVEESAHADCQDADDETVDVKIEEPC; this comes from the coding sequence ATGAAATCTTTTACATTCTTGCTGCTGATTATTGTGGTGTTCTTGACCCCGGAGAATGTGCGAGCGCAATCGAAACCAGTTCTGATCAACTGCGGCTCGGATTCCAGCACTGATGTCGATGGCAGGACATGGGTGGGGGACTCCCATCCTGTCGGCAGCAACTTCACACTCACCTTGCCCGGAGCCATTGCCCCAGCTCCagaaaatgatggagatgaggTGTACAGGAATCTCTACAAGACTGCACGCGTCTTCAATGTTACGTCGAGCTACAAGTTCGGCATTGCCGCTGGAAGCTACTTCCTCAGGCTCCATTTCAGTCAGCTGTTCACCAATCTCAGTGCCAATGAATCGGTTTTCGATGTCACGGCTAATGGTCTGAAGCTGCTTTCCAAGTGCAATGTCCCTGGAGAAATCTATTGGAGAAACTCCAAGATCAATTCCACCAGCAACATCATTGTGAAAGAGTACCTTCTCAATGTGACCTCTGGGAAGTTGGAAGTTGAGTTTGCTCCTGATGCTGGGTCATTTGCCTTCACCAATGCCATGGAGGTTGTGCCTGTGCCTGGCAACTCAATTTTTGATTCAGTTAACAAGGTGGGTGGTATTGAGTTGAAGGGCCCGTTTAGACTCGAGGGCAGCGGCATTGAAACGATGTATAGGGTATGTGTGGGAGGCGGCAAAATTGAAAGGAAGGAGGATCCTCGCTTATGGAGGAAGTGGGATCCAGATGAGCATTTCATATTCTCTCTGAATGCTGCTCATGCCATTGCAAATTCTTCCAACATAAGTTATGTCCCAAGTGATGATTCTACATCTGCGCCTCTGAGGCTCTATGAGACTGCCAGGGTGACGACAGAGAATTTCGTCATGGACAAGAAATTCAATGTGTCATGGAGATTTAACATAGACCCTGACTTTGATTACTTGGTCAGGCTTCATTTCTGTGAGCTGGAGTACGATAAGGCCGAGCAACGGAAGTTCAAGATCTACATAAATAGCAAGACTGCTGCAGAGAACTATGATGTGTTTGCGAGAGCTGGGGGGAAGAACAAGGCTTTTCATGAGGACTTCCTTGATGCTGCCTCATCACAGACAGACACCCTTTGGGTTCAGTTGGGTTCTGAGTCCTCCTCAGCAGGTTCTGCAGCTAGTGATGCACTTTTGAATGGCATGGAGATCTTTAAGGTCAGTCGGGATGGAAACCTTGGCCATCCAACTATGAGGATTGGGGTTATTGGTGGTGGCACGGTGAAACCTAAACGGAGCCCCAAATGGGTACTGATTGGTGCAGCTGTTGGTTTGGTAATTTCTATCTCAATTGCTGGTGGTGTTTATATCTGTTTTTATCTGCGACAGAAGAAAAATACTTCAGCTAACAAAGCCAAGGACAGCCCACCGGGTTGGCGGCCACTTGCGCTCCATGGTGCTACAGCAATGGCTACAAATGCCCGCTCCTCCCCGATTCTTCACACAACTGGAACATTTGGAAGCTGCCGGATGGGCAGGCAGTTCAGTATTGCAGAAATTAGAACAGCCACCATGAACTTTGATGAGTCCTTGGTGATTGGAATGGGTGGTTTTGGCAAGGTCTACAAGGGTGAAATGGAAGATGGCACTCTGGTTGCAATTAAGAGGGGCCACACACAATCTCAGCAGGGTGTCAAGGAATTCGAAACTGAGATTGAGATGCTCTCAAGGTTGCGACACCGGCACCTCGTGCCCTTGATTGGCTATTGTGACGAACAAAATGAGATGATCTTAGTTTATGAGCACATGGCAAATGGCACCTTGAGGAGCCATCTTTATGGAAGTGACCTTCCTGCTCTTACATGGAATCAAAGGCTTGAAATATGTATTGGAGCAGCACGGGGGCTTCACTACCTTCACACTGGACTTGAGAGGGGCATAATTCACAGGGATGTCAAGACTACCAATATTTTGCTAGATGGCAGTTTTGTTGTGAAGATGGCAGATTTTGGTATCTCAAAAGATGGTCCGCCATTGGATCATACTCACGTTAGTACTGCTGTAAAAGGGAGTTTTGGTTACCTTGATCCAGAGTACTTTAGGAGACAACAGTTAACTCAAAGTTCAGATGTGTACTCTTTTGGTGTTGTACTATTTGAAGTGCTATGTGCTCGACCAGTCATAAACCCGACCTTGCCTAGGGATCAGATAAACCTTGCTGATTGGGCTCTCAAGTGGAAAAGGCAGAACTTACTTGAGACCATAATCGACTCTCGGTTATATGGAAATTACACAACCGAGTCCGTCAAACAATTCAGTGAGATAGCAGAAAAATGCCTTGTGGATGAGGGGAGGAGCCGGCCTTCAATGGGTGAAGTCCTGTGGAACCTAGAGAGTGCTTTGCAGTTGCACCAAGCTCATCTGCAAAGTGCAACTGCCAATGATCTATCAGGACGTGAACTTCAGCTCTCTGCTGCATCTACTAATATAGGGTTCATCGAAGAAGTAGAGGAATCCGCTCATGCAGACTGTCAGGATGCAGATGACGAAACTGTCGATGTCAAAATTGAGGAGCCATGCTGA
- the LOC133891495 gene encoding uncharacterized protein LOC133891495, with protein MHRHTGREMWDVEECQSPRMGSVILGVDGGASNTVCVCIPAAMPFNDPLPVLSRTVAGCSNHNSVGEGRARETLERVMAQALLKVRRRWSDVCAVCLAVAGVNHPIDQQRMLDWLREIFPSHVKLFVENDAVAALASGTMGKLHGCVLIAGTGTIAYGFTSDGREARAAGAGPVLGDWGSGYGIAAQALTAVVRAYDGRGPETVLTNNILDFLRLASPDELIGWTYEDQSWARIADLLPVVVESAEGGDEMAIKILNNSVGELASSVKAVVRRLELGGEDGKHPFPLVMVGKVLEANKRWDIGKEVIDCVTKSYPGAYPIHPKVEPAVGAALLAWNAIASELDGDIRTVQ; from the exons atgcaTCGGCACACGGGGAGGGAGATGTGGGACGTGGAGGAGTGCCAGAGCCCGCGCATGGGCAGCGTCATCCTCGGCGTCGACGGCGGCGCCAGCAACACCGTCTGCGTCTGCATCCCGGCGGCCATGCCATTCAACGACCCGCTCCCTGTCCTCTCACGCACCGTCGCCGGCTGCTCCAACCACAATTCTGTCGGAG AAGGCAGGGCAAGGGAAACACTGGAAAGAGTGATGGCGCAGGCGCTGCTCAAGGTGCGCCGGAGATGGTCAGACGTCTGCGCCGTCTGCTTGGCCGTAGCAGGTGTCAATCACCCGATTGATCAGCAGAGAATGCTGGATTGGCTGAG AGAGATATTTCCAAGCCATGTCAAGCTGTTCGTGGAGAACGATGCAGTGGCGGCATTGGCAAGTGGAACCATGGGCAAGCTCCATGGATGCGTGTTGATAGCAGGGACAGGGACGATAGCCTATGGTTTCACCAGTGACGGCAGGGAAGCTAGAGCAGCAGGTGCAGGGCCAGTTCTTGGTGACTGGGGCAG TGGGTATGGGATTGCTGCACAGGCATTGACAGCAGTGGTGAGAGCTTATGATGGCCGGGGTCCTGAAACGGTGCTTACAAACAACATCCTTGACTTCCTTAGACTGGCATCGCCAGACGAATTGATAGG ATGGACATATGAAGACCAATCGTGGGCTCGTATTGCTGACCTTCTTCCAGTAGTGGTAGAATCTGCTGAAGGTGGTGATGAGATGGCAATTAAGATCTTAAACAATTCAGTTGGTGAACTAGCTTCCAGTGTCAAGGCTGTAGTGCGAAGACTTGAACTTGGCGGTGAAG ATGGCAAGCATCCATTTCCTCTTGTTATGGTTGGTAAAGTCCTTGAGGCAAACAAGAGGTGGGACATTGGGAAGGAAGTGATAGATTGTGTTACCAAGAGTTATCCAGGAGCCTATCCAATACACCCTAAG GTGGAGCCAGCTGTTGGTGCAGCATTATTAGCATGGAATGCTATAGCAAGCGAATTAGATGGTGACATTAGAACTGTTCAATAA